In Triticum aestivum cultivar Chinese Spring chromosome 5B, IWGSC CS RefSeq v2.1, whole genome shotgun sequence, the following proteins share a genomic window:
- the LOC101669863 gene encoding serine/threonine-protein phosphatase 2A 65 kDa regulatory subunit A beta isoform isoform X1: MAMVDEPLYPIAVLIDELKNEDIQLRLNSIRRLSTIARALGEERTRKELIPFLSENNDDEDEVLLAMAEELGVFIPYVGGVEHAHVLLPPLETLSTVEETCVRDKAVESLCRIGAQMKENDIVDYFIAVVKRLAAGEWFTARVSSCGLFHIAYPSATDPLKTELRTIYGQLCQDDMPMVRRAAASNLGKFAATVEQSHLKTEIMSIFDDLTQDDQDSVRLLAVEGCAALGKLLEPQDCVAHILPVIVNFSQDKSWRVRYMVANQLYELCEAVGPEPTRADLVPAYVRLLRDNEAEVRIAAAGKVTKFCRILSPQLAIQHILPCVKELSSDSSQHVRSALASVIMGMAPVLGKDATIEQLLPIFLSLLKDEFPDVRLNIISKLDQVNQVIGIDLLSQSLLPAIVELAEDRHWRVRLAIIEYIPLLASQLGVGFFDDKLGALCMQWLEDKVFSIREAAANNLKRLAEEFGPEWAMQHIIPQVLEKINNPHYLYRMTILQAISLLAPVMGAEITCQKLLPVVINSSKDRVPNIKFNVAKVLQSLVPILDQSVAEKTVKPCLVELSEDPDVDVRYYANQALQACDQIMMSS, translated from the exons ATGGCTATGGTCGATGAGCCTCTCTATCCAATTGCCGTGCTGATAGATGAGCTTAAAAATGAAGATATTCAATTGCGCCTGAACTCCATCAGAAGACTTTCCACTATTGCACGGGCACTTGGAGAAGAAAGAACCAGGAAGGAACTGATTCCTTTCCTCAGCgaaaacaatgatgatgaagatgaggtgCTTCTTGCAATGGCTGAAGAATTGGGTGTGTTCATTCCTTATGTTGGGGGTGTAGAGCATGCTCATGTTTTGCTCCCACCATTGGAGACATTGTCTACGGTGGAGGAAACCTGTGTCCGAGACAAAGCAGTTGAGTCGTTGTGCCGTATTGGTGCACAGATGAAAGAAAATGACATTGTTGACTATTTCATTGCAGTAGTAAAG AGGCTAGCGGCTGGTGAGTGGTTTACAGCTCGAGTATCATCCTGTGGTCTTTTCCATATAGCCTATCCAAGTGCCACCGATCCGTTGAAAACAGAACTGAGGACTATTTATGGCCAGTTATGCCAAGATGACATGCCTATGGTCAGAAGGGCAGCTGCATCAAATCTTGGGAAGTTTGCTGCCACTGTTGAACAGAGCCATTTGAAGACAGAAATCATGTCGATCTTTGATGATCTTACCCAAGATG ATCAAGATTCAGTACGTTTATTGGCAGTTGAAGGCTGTGCTGCTCTTGGAAAATTGTTAGAACCCCAAGATTGTGTAGCCCATATCCTTCCAGTCATTGTTAATTTCTCCCAG GATAAATCTTGGCGTGTCCGTTATATGGTTGCAAACCAGTTGTATGAGCTCTGCGAGGCAGTTGGCCCTGAGCCTACAAG AGCGGACCTGGTGCCTGCATATGTTCGCCTCCTCCGTGATAATGAGGCTGAAGTGCGGATAGCAGCTGCCGGAAAAGTTACTAAGTTCTGTAGGATATTAAGTCCACAGCTTGCAATTCAGCACATTCTGCCATGCGTCAAG GAATTGTCATCAGATTCGTCTCAGCATGTTCGCTCAGCTTTGGCTTCAGTCATCATGGGAATGGCCCCTGTCTTGGGGAAG GATGCTACCATTGAACAACTTCTTCCTATTTTTCTTTCTTTGCTGAAGGATGAATTTCCTGATGTTCGACTCAACATAATCAGCAAGCTTGATCAAGTTAATCAG GTCATTGGAATTGACTTGCTGTCGCAATCTCTATTGCCGGCTATTGTAGAACTTGCGGAGGATAGGCACTGGAGGGTTCGTCTTGCAATCATTGAGTACATCCCTCTGCTGGCTAGTCAGTTAGGTGTTGGGTTTTTTGATGACAAGCTGGGGGCACTTTGCATGCAATGGTTGGAAGATAAG GTTTTCTCGATCAGAGAAGCTGCCGCAAACAACTTGAAGCGCCTGGCGGAGGAGTTTGGTCCAGAGTGGGCAATGCAACATATAATTCCTCAG GTGTTGGAGAAGATAAACAACCCACATTATCTGTATCGCATGACCATCCTGCAAGCTATCTCATTGCTAGCCCCTGTTATGGGTGCAGAAATAACATGCCAAAAGCTGCTCCCTGTCGTCATTAATTCCTCGAAGGACAG AGTGCCGAACATCAAGTTCAATGTTGCGAAAGTTCTGCAGTCGCTTGTACCAATCCTTGATCAATCt GTCGCTGAGAAGACTGTGAAGCCTTGCCTCGTTGAGCTGAGCGAGGACCCTGATGTGGATGTACGATACTATGCAAACCAGGCCCTTCAGGCATGTGACCAGATCATGATGTCTAGCTAA
- the LOC101669863 gene encoding serine/threonine-protein phosphatase 2A 65 kDa regulatory subunit A beta isoform isoform X2, translating to MAMVDEPLYPIAVLIDELKNEDIQLRLNSIRRLSTIARALGEERTRKELIPFLSENNDDEDEVLLAMAEELGVFIPYVGGVEHAHVLLPPLETLSTVEETCVRDKAVESLCRIGAQMKENDIVDYFIAVVKRLAAGEWFTARVSSCGLFHIAYPSATDPLKTELRTIYGQLCQDDMPMVRRAAASNLGKFAATVEQSHLKTEIMSIFDDLTQDDQDSVRLLAVEGCAALGKLLEPQDCVAHILPVIVNFSQDKSWRVRYMVANQLYELCEAVGPEPTRADLVPAYVRLLRDNEAEVRIAAAGKVTKFCRILSPQLAIQHILPCVKELSSDSSQHVRSALASVIMGMAPVLGKDATIEQLLPIFLSLLKDEFPDVRLNIISKLDQVNQVIGIDLLSQSLLPAIVELAEDRHWRVRLAIIEYIPLLASQLGVGFFDDKLGALCMQWLEDKVFSIREAAANNLKRLAEEFGPEWAMQHIIPQVLEKINNPHYLYRMTILQAISLLAPVMGAEITCQKLLPVVINSSKDRVPNIKFNVAKVLQSLVPILDQSTVKPCLVELSEDPDVDVRYYANQALQACDQIMMSS from the exons ATGGCTATGGTCGATGAGCCTCTCTATCCAATTGCCGTGCTGATAGATGAGCTTAAAAATGAAGATATTCAATTGCGCCTGAACTCCATCAGAAGACTTTCCACTATTGCACGGGCACTTGGAGAAGAAAGAACCAGGAAGGAACTGATTCCTTTCCTCAGCgaaaacaatgatgatgaagatgaggtgCTTCTTGCAATGGCTGAAGAATTGGGTGTGTTCATTCCTTATGTTGGGGGTGTAGAGCATGCTCATGTTTTGCTCCCACCATTGGAGACATTGTCTACGGTGGAGGAAACCTGTGTCCGAGACAAAGCAGTTGAGTCGTTGTGCCGTATTGGTGCACAGATGAAAGAAAATGACATTGTTGACTATTTCATTGCAGTAGTAAAG AGGCTAGCGGCTGGTGAGTGGTTTACAGCTCGAGTATCATCCTGTGGTCTTTTCCATATAGCCTATCCAAGTGCCACCGATCCGTTGAAAACAGAACTGAGGACTATTTATGGCCAGTTATGCCAAGATGACATGCCTATGGTCAGAAGGGCAGCTGCATCAAATCTTGGGAAGTTTGCTGCCACTGTTGAACAGAGCCATTTGAAGACAGAAATCATGTCGATCTTTGATGATCTTACCCAAGATG ATCAAGATTCAGTACGTTTATTGGCAGTTGAAGGCTGTGCTGCTCTTGGAAAATTGTTAGAACCCCAAGATTGTGTAGCCCATATCCTTCCAGTCATTGTTAATTTCTCCCAG GATAAATCTTGGCGTGTCCGTTATATGGTTGCAAACCAGTTGTATGAGCTCTGCGAGGCAGTTGGCCCTGAGCCTACAAG AGCGGACCTGGTGCCTGCATATGTTCGCCTCCTCCGTGATAATGAGGCTGAAGTGCGGATAGCAGCTGCCGGAAAAGTTACTAAGTTCTGTAGGATATTAAGTCCACAGCTTGCAATTCAGCACATTCTGCCATGCGTCAAG GAATTGTCATCAGATTCGTCTCAGCATGTTCGCTCAGCTTTGGCTTCAGTCATCATGGGAATGGCCCCTGTCTTGGGGAAG GATGCTACCATTGAACAACTTCTTCCTATTTTTCTTTCTTTGCTGAAGGATGAATTTCCTGATGTTCGACTCAACATAATCAGCAAGCTTGATCAAGTTAATCAG GTCATTGGAATTGACTTGCTGTCGCAATCTCTATTGCCGGCTATTGTAGAACTTGCGGAGGATAGGCACTGGAGGGTTCGTCTTGCAATCATTGAGTACATCCCTCTGCTGGCTAGTCAGTTAGGTGTTGGGTTTTTTGATGACAAGCTGGGGGCACTTTGCATGCAATGGTTGGAAGATAAG GTTTTCTCGATCAGAGAAGCTGCCGCAAACAACTTGAAGCGCCTGGCGGAGGAGTTTGGTCCAGAGTGGGCAATGCAACATATAATTCCTCAG GTGTTGGAGAAGATAAACAACCCACATTATCTGTATCGCATGACCATCCTGCAAGCTATCTCATTGCTAGCCCCTGTTATGGGTGCAGAAATAACATGCCAAAAGCTGCTCCCTGTCGTCATTAATTCCTCGAAGGACAG AGTGCCGAACATCAAGTTCAATGTTGCGAAAGTTCTGCAGTCGCTTGTACCAATCCTTGATCAATCt ACTGTGAAGCCTTGCCTCGTTGAGCTGAGCGAGGACCCTGATGTGGATGTACGATACTATGCAAACCAGGCCCTTCAGGCATGTGACCAGATCATGATGTCTAGCTAA